The following proteins are encoded in a genomic region of Paenibacillus antri:
- a CDS encoding DNA alkylation repair protein → MADALKEMYSRVFFEGMAAKVAEAYPPFDVEAFLGRVFAPDWESLALKQRMRRGAEALRPGLPAAYEDALDVVLDAAERCGSGFPYMMFPDFVEVYGLDDPERSIPALARLTKYSSSEFAVRPYLVKYRERTLAAMREWAKSDDEHVRRLASEGCRPRLPWGMALAAFKRDPSPIVPILEALKRDPSEYVRRSVANNLNDVSKDHPALALDIARSWLGEHPHTDWIAKHACRTLLKKCVPEALALFGVGDAGGVRVERFETSTGVAAGGVFEASFVLSVDGPAPRKLRVEYAIDYVKANGSRSRKLFKLSEREFPPGETSMSFRQSFRDMTTRKHYPGEHVAAIVANGSELASKIFQVNL, encoded by the coding sequence ATGGCGGATGCGTTGAAGGAGATGTATTCGCGGGTATTTTTCGAAGGGATGGCCGCGAAGGTGGCGGAGGCGTACCCGCCGTTCGACGTCGAGGCGTTCCTCGGACGGGTGTTCGCCCCCGATTGGGAGTCCCTTGCGTTGAAGCAGCGGATGCGGCGCGGCGCGGAGGCGCTGCGTCCCGGGCTGCCGGCGGCCTACGAGGACGCGCTGGACGTCGTCTTGGACGCGGCGGAACGGTGCGGCAGCGGGTTCCCGTATATGATGTTCCCGGATTTCGTCGAGGTATACGGACTGGACGACCCGGAGCGGTCGATTCCGGCGCTCGCCCGGCTGACGAAGTATTCGAGCAGCGAATTCGCGGTGCGGCCGTACCTCGTCAAGTACCGGGAACGGACGCTGGCGGCGATGCGCGAATGGGCGAAGAGCGACGACGAGCACGTGCGCCGTCTCGCCAGCGAGGGCTGCCGGCCGCGCCTGCCGTGGGGCATGGCGCTCGCGGCGTTCAAGCGCGATCCGTCGCCGATCGTGCCGATACTGGAGGCGCTGAAGCGCGACCCGTCGGAATACGTGCGCCGCAGCGTGGCGAACAACCTGAACGACGTCTCGAAGGATCACCCGGCGCTGGCGCTCGACATCGCGAGAAGCTGGCTGGGCGAGCATCCGCATACGGATTGGATCGCGAAGCACGCCTGCCGGACGCTGCTGAAGAAGTGCGTCCCGGAGGCGCTCGCGCTGTTCGGCGTCGGCGACGCGGGCGGCGTGCGCGTCGAGCGGTTCGAGACGTCGACGGGCGTCGCCGCGGGGGGCGTCTTCGAAGCGTCCTTCGTCCTCTCGGTCGATGGACCCGCGCCGCGGAAGCTGCGCGTCGAATACGCCATCGACTACGTCAAGGCGAACGGCTCCCGCTCGCGGAAGCTGTTCAAGCTGTCCGAGCGGGAGTTTCCGCCGGGCGAGACGTCCATGTCGTTCCGCCAGTCGTTCCGCGACATGACGACGCGCAAGCATTACCCCGGAGAGCACGTCGCGGCGATCGTCGCGAACGGCTCGGAGCTGGCGTCGAAGATCTTCCAAGTCAACCTGTGA
- the recQ gene encoding DNA helicase RecQ has product MIATQSTVFLKKYFGYDSFKSGQEELISSILQGRDVLGVMPTGAGKSVCYQIPAAMLPGVTLVVSPLISLMKDQVDTLQQIGIPTTFINSTLNAEELRERFRDIKAGKYTLVYVAPERLESERFLSLLEELPIPLLAVDEAHCVSQWGHDFRPSYMNVGRLVGRLRKRPVVAAFTATATDAVKADIVTHLHMNDPFRVTTGYSRDNLTFSVVKGVNKKEYLERYVRSRKNESGIVYASTRKEVEETQRFLERLGLKVGRYHAGLSDEERQRNQELFQYDDLKWMVATNAFGMGIDKSNVRYVVHYNLPKNIESYYQEAGRAGRDGEPSECVLLYGPQDIVTQKFLIEQNEFDEERKRIEYSNLKAMIDYCHTTDCLQRHIVRYFGGEDVPACGRCGVCTDDREAVDVTEEAQKTFSCVARMRQRFGINLTVKVLRGANDAKVRQFGFDRLPTYGALKQYKEKDLVNLLNVFVADGYLVMSDGQYPTVALTNRAVAVLEGQERVFQKITKVDAASASGDDASFEGRGDLFDELRRVRKALADKAKVPPFTIFHDATLREMCAKLPRTEEALLGIKGVGENKVAKYGGAFLECIRAYEE; this is encoded by the coding sequence ATGATCGCTACGCAATCGACAGTATTTTTGAAAAAGTATTTCGGCTACGACTCGTTCAAGAGCGGGCAGGAAGAGCTGATTTCGAGCATCCTGCAGGGCCGGGACGTTCTCGGCGTTATGCCGACCGGCGCGGGGAAGTCGGTCTGTTATCAAATTCCCGCGGCGATGCTGCCCGGCGTGACGCTCGTCGTGTCGCCGCTCATCTCGCTGATGAAGGATCAGGTCGACACGCTGCAGCAGATCGGCATCCCGACGACGTTCATCAACAGCACGCTGAACGCGGAGGAGCTGCGGGAGCGGTTCCGGGACATCAAGGCCGGCAAATACACGCTCGTCTACGTCGCGCCGGAGCGGCTCGAGTCGGAGCGGTTCTTGTCGCTGCTCGAAGAGCTGCCCATCCCGCTGCTCGCCGTCGACGAGGCGCATTGCGTGTCGCAGTGGGGACACGACTTCCGCCCGAGCTACATGAACGTCGGTCGGCTCGTCGGCCGGCTCCGGAAGCGGCCGGTCGTGGCGGCGTTCACCGCGACGGCGACCGACGCCGTCAAGGCGGACATCGTGACGCATCTGCATATGAACGATCCGTTCCGGGTGACGACGGGCTATTCGCGGGACAACCTCACCTTCTCGGTCGTCAAAGGCGTCAACAAGAAGGAATATCTGGAGCGGTACGTGCGGAGCCGGAAGAACGAGTCCGGCATCGTCTACGCCTCTACGCGCAAGGAGGTCGAGGAGACGCAGCGCTTCCTCGAACGGCTGGGCCTGAAGGTCGGCCGATATCATGCGGGCTTGTCGGACGAGGAGCGGCAGCGGAATCAGGAGTTGTTCCAATACGACGATCTCAAATGGATGGTCGCGACGAACGCGTTCGGCATGGGCATCGACAAGTCGAACGTCCGGTACGTCGTTCACTATAACCTGCCTAAGAATATAGAGTCATACTACCAGGAAGCGGGACGCGCCGGCCGGGACGGCGAACCGAGCGAATGCGTGCTGCTGTACGGGCCGCAGGACATCGTGACGCAGAAGTTTCTCATCGAGCAGAACGAATTCGACGAAGAGCGCAAGCGCATCGAATATTCCAACCTGAAGGCGATGATCGACTACTGCCATACGACGGATTGCCTGCAGCGGCATATCGTGCGCTACTTCGGCGGCGAGGACGTCCCGGCCTGCGGACGTTGCGGCGTCTGCACGGACGACCGCGAGGCGGTCGACGTGACGGAGGAGGCGCAGAAGACGTTCTCTTGCGTCGCTCGGATGCGGCAGCGGTTCGGCATTAACCTGACCGTGAAGGTGCTGCGCGGCGCGAACGACGCGAAGGTGCGCCAGTTCGGCTTCGACCGGCTGCCGACGTACGGCGCGCTGAAGCAGTACAAAGAGAAAGATCTCGTCAACTTGCTGAACGTGTTCGTGGCGGACGGCTACCTTGTCATGTCGGACGGGCAGTACCCGACCGTCGCGCTGACGAATCGCGCCGTCGCGGTGCTCGAAGGGCAGGAGCGGGTGTTCCAGAAAATAACGAAAGTCGACGCCGCCTCCGCGTCGGGCGACGACGCGTCGTTCGAAGGGCGCGGCGATCTGTTCGACGAGCTGCGCCGCGTGCGCAAGGCGCTCGCGGACAAGGCGAAGGTGCCGCCGTTTACGATTTTCCACGACGCGACGCTGCGCGAGATGTGCGCGAAGCTGCCGCGGACCGAGGAGGCGCTGCTCGGCATCAAGGGCGTCGGCGAAAACAAGGTCGCGAAATACGGCGGCGCGTTCCTGGAGTGTATACGCGCGTACGAAGAGTAG
- a CDS encoding winged helix-turn-helix transcriptional regulator, translated as MEEQELCPRFERGMQIISKRWSGLIVHRLMQGPQRFCNIESGLPSLSGRVLSERLKELEQEGIVHRAVYPETPVRIEYSLTPKGRALEPIFREIEKWAGDWVEEAPDDYEP; from the coding sequence ATGGAAGAGCAAGAGCTTTGTCCGAGATTCGAGCGCGGCATGCAAATCATCAGCAAGCGATGGTCCGGACTGATCGTCCATCGGCTGATGCAAGGACCGCAGCGCTTCTGCAACATCGAGTCGGGATTGCCCAGCTTAAGCGGCCGCGTGCTGTCCGAACGGTTGAAGGAGCTGGAGCAGGAGGGCATCGTGCATCGGGCCGTGTATCCGGAGACGCCGGTGCGCATCGAATATTCGCTGACGCCGAAGGGACGAGCGCTCGAGCCCATCTTCCGCGAAATCGAGAAGTGGGCCGGAGATTGGGTGGAAGAAGCGCCGGACGACTACGAGCCGTAG
- a CDS encoding helix-turn-helix transcriptional regulator, producing the protein MRADRMLSILFALQQGATLTVRELAAKLEVSTRTVTRDLEALAGSGVPVYAERGYGGGWRLAEGFRARFNGLKRDDVERLLLSQSGSARLFAELGREREFRETWDRLLHAASAGNGSNASTVRERIHIDGAGWRESFESLPHLPALYDAVWNGWALRIRYGRDDAERELLPYGLVAKGNAWYVVGSTGGALRTYRVSRVESLRETGETFERPPDFDLETYWTSSIRTFRERLPKYAARLLLTRPAYERLKAMRYASVEEAEPAGERIAVAMNLETMEYAVECLLRLGGEGVELLEPAELREAMRTATRRLAEAYGS; encoded by the coding sequence ATGAGAGCGGATCGTATGCTGTCGATCTTGTTCGCGCTGCAGCAGGGGGCAACGCTGACGGTGCGGGAGTTGGCGGCGAAGCTTGAGGTGTCGACCCGGACGGTGACGCGGGATCTCGAAGCGCTCGCGGGCTCGGGCGTGCCGGTGTACGCGGAACGCGGCTACGGCGGCGGATGGCGGCTTGCGGAAGGATTCCGCGCGCGGTTCAACGGGCTGAAGCGGGACGACGTCGAGCGGCTGCTCTTGTCGCAGTCGGGCTCGGCGCGGCTGTTCGCGGAGCTCGGACGGGAGCGGGAATTTCGGGAGACGTGGGACCGGCTGCTGCACGCGGCGAGCGCCGGGAACGGATCGAACGCGTCGACGGTGCGGGAGCGGATTCATATCGACGGCGCGGGCTGGCGCGAATCGTTCGAGTCGCTGCCGCATCTGCCGGCGTTGTACGACGCCGTGTGGAACGGATGGGCGCTGCGCATTCGGTACGGCCGGGACGACGCGGAACGGGAGCTGCTGCCGTACGGGCTCGTGGCGAAGGGGAACGCATGGTACGTCGTCGGATCGACGGGCGGAGCGCTGAGAACGTATCGGGTGTCGCGGGTGGAGTCGCTGCGGGAGACGGGGGAGACGTTCGAGCGTCCGCCGGACTTCGATCTGGAGACGTATTGGACGTCTTCGATTCGGACGTTCCGGGAGCGGCTGCCGAAATATGCGGCGCGGCTGCTGTTGACGCGGCCGGCGTACGAACGGCTGAAGGCGATGCGGTACGCGAGCGTGGAGGAAGCGGAACCGGCGGGGGAGCGGATCGCGGTCGCGATGAATCTGGAGACGATGGAATACGCCGTGGAATGCTTGCTTCGACTCGGAGGAGAAGGCGTGGAGCTGCTCGAACCGGCCGAGCTGCGCGAAGCGATGCGGACGGCGACGCGCCGGTTGGCCGAGGCCTACGGCTCGTAG
- a CDS encoding SDR family oxidoreductase: MTTRPLQGRVAVVAGATRGAGRGIAIKLGEAGATVYVTGRSSREGSSDVGRSETIEETAELVAAAGGVGIAVRTDHTAPEQVEALFRRVEKEQEGRLDLLVNDVWGCEQYIDFERKFWEQPLSNALIMQERAVRSHLITSYYGVPLMVARRSGLVIEITDGVDYSVREGAGVGYSVAKVGNIHLAAALASELKPYGVTAISLTPGFLRSEQMLDHFGVTAETWRDAPDPHFRVVSETPAYIGAAVVALASDPALFEKTGQAFSTWRCADEYGIRDADGSQPHWGNYYASIRDNTK, translated from the coding sequence ATGACAACCCGACCGCTGCAAGGACGCGTCGCCGTCGTCGCGGGCGCGACGAGAGGCGCCGGACGCGGCATCGCGATCAAGCTGGGAGAGGCGGGCGCAACCGTCTATGTTACGGGACGTTCGTCCAGGGAAGGAAGCTCCGACGTCGGACGGTCGGAGACGATCGAGGAGACGGCGGAGCTCGTCGCCGCCGCGGGCGGCGTCGGCATCGCGGTCCGGACGGACCACACCGCGCCGGAGCAGGTGGAGGCGCTGTTCCGGCGCGTGGAGAAAGAGCAGGAGGGACGGCTCGACCTGCTCGTGAACGATGTGTGGGGATGCGAGCAGTATATCGACTTCGAGCGCAAGTTTTGGGAGCAGCCGCTGTCGAACGCGCTGATCATGCAGGAGCGCGCCGTTCGCTCGCATCTGATTACGAGCTATTACGGCGTGCCGCTCATGGTCGCGCGCCGAAGCGGTCTCGTCATCGAAATCACGGACGGCGTCGACTACTCGGTCCGCGAAGGGGCCGGCGTCGGGTACAGCGTGGCGAAGGTCGGGAACATCCACTTGGCTGCGGCGCTCGCCTCGGAATTGAAGCCGTACGGCGTAACGGCGATCTCGCTGACGCCCGGCTTCCTTCGCTCCGAGCAGATGCTCGACCACTTCGGCGTGACGGCCGAGACGTGGCGCGACGCGCCGGACCCGCACTTCCGGGTCGTCTCCGAGACGCCGGCGTACATCGGCGCCGCCGTCGTCGCGCTCGCGAGCGATCCCGCCTTGTTCGAGAAGACGGGACAGGCGTTCAGCACGTGGCGCTGCGCCGACGAATACGGCATCCGCGACGCGGACGGCTCCCAGCCGCATTGGGGAAACTACTACGCTAGCATTCGTGATAATACGAAATAA